In Candidatus Falkowbacteria bacterium, a genomic segment contains:
- a CDS encoding TPM domain-containing protein, which yields MKRIIVICFALLIFIINVQQVFAKKDCSEMPSKPNPLRAVNDFANIIDDKIEQNIEQKLRDYYNTTTIALIVVTVNSLDGKADDSYAQDLFDCWGPGGKNNAGIIFLVAPKERKTRIHTGYGIEGDLTDAQSKKIIEKNIIPYFKKSDYSSGILNGVENILAVTGPQSMEQRKEAVRIREEESRKVKKQIFDVVINIGIGIILIIGLFYLSRFMLSFLRKKKLSNQLLKSLENQTEQIIQARKVISDLCENTKTAPKWVQEEATEHMEQANQKLLEASRILEKAKGSVKEAPDQVYGFLLKARTLIHKAENNFIKVDKDLRIKVNKFAQAAPVKAEKAVQILEKNLCETLELTNQGFRFNEAVTNQNDLKKKFEETAKNLGNKEYDHIICRESDIIASKSNELFSDIKEVVLKKKEIHQNLDSLLKVAKDHYSSFEKYVKEVDHLKKQYPENVWKKLETDLLRLTVKLHPEKIKVLKNEIEDLNNMKNQKFHLAASKFNNFQELINDVEKVYSEINAVSSQQEKSKKDFFSEYKKTETAVNSALSKIKDSDVSGETKQIAKKAAIKLNETAVESSTSIVDWFFLITLLKSTCSLAEDAFKKAQNDIDDAERRRSRERDDEAESRRNSYSNSDTSFSFSSDSDFGGFGGGMSGGGGASGSW from the coding sequence ATGAAAAGAATCATTGTTATTTGCTTTGCATTACTTATTTTCATTATCAACGTTCAACAAGTTTTTGCAAAGAAAGATTGTTCCGAAATGCCTTCAAAACCCAATCCCCTACGAGCCGTAAATGATTTTGCCAATATTATTGATGATAAAATTGAGCAAAACATAGAGCAAAAACTCCGGGATTACTATAATACAACAACGATTGCATTAATTGTTGTGACGGTTAATAGTTTGGATGGAAAGGCGGATGATTCCTATGCTCAAGATTTATTCGATTGTTGGGGACCGGGTGGAAAGAATAATGCTGGTATTATTTTTTTAGTAGCTCCCAAGGAAAGAAAAACAAGAATTCATACCGGCTATGGAATTGAGGGTGATTTGACAGATGCTCAATCCAAAAAAATTATTGAGAAGAATATTATTCCCTATTTCAAAAAATCAGATTATTCTTCTGGAATATTGAATGGGGTGGAGAATATACTAGCTGTAACTGGTCCACAGAGCATGGAACAACGTAAGGAGGCAGTACGAATTAGAGAGGAGGAAAGTAGAAAAGTAAAGAAACAAATATTCGATGTGGTAATTAATATTGGAATAGGAATTATATTAATTATCGGTTTATTCTATTTATCTCGATTCATGCTTAGTTTCTTGAGAAAAAAGAAATTAAGTAATCAGTTATTAAAGAGTTTAGAAAATCAGACTGAACAAATAATTCAGGCCCGTAAAGTAATTTCTGATTTATGTGAGAATACTAAAACTGCTCCAAAATGGGTTCAAGAAGAAGCAACTGAACATATGGAACAGGCAAATCAAAAATTACTTGAAGCTTCGCGTATCTTAGAAAAAGCTAAAGGTTCTGTAAAAGAAGCACCGGATCAAGTGTATGGTTTCTTACTCAAGGCCCGCACTTTGATTCATAAAGCAGAGAATAACTTCATTAAAGTAGATAAAGACTTACGTATAAAAGTTAATAAATTTGCTCAAGCTGCTCCTGTTAAAGCAGAGAAGGCAGTGCAGATTCTTGAGAAAAATCTCTGCGAAACTTTAGAGTTAACGAATCAGGGTTTTCGTTTTAATGAAGCAGTTACAAATCAAAATGATTTAAAAAAGAAATTTGAAGAAACTGCAAAAAATCTTGGAAATAAAGAGTATGACCACATAATATGTCGAGAAAGCGATATAATTGCTTCAAAATCGAATGAGCTTTTTTCAGACATTAAAGAGGTTGTTCTCAAGAAAAAAGAAATCCATCAGAATCTTGATAGTCTTCTGAAGGTTGCCAAGGATCACTACTCTTCTTTTGAAAAATATGTTAAAGAAGTAGATCACCTTAAGAAGCAGTATCCAGAAAACGTATGGAAAAAACTTGAAACAGATTTATTAAGACTTACAGTAAAACTTCATCCTGAAAAAATTAAGGTTTTGAAAAATGAAATTGAAGATTTAAATAATATGAAAAATCAAAAATTTCATTTGGCAGCTTCAAAATTTAACAACTTTCAGGAACTAATAAATGATGTTGAGAAAGTATATTCTGAAATCAATGCTGTTTCTAGCCAACAGGAAAAATCAAAAAAAGATTTCTTTTCAGAGTACAAAAAAACAGAGACAGCTGTAAATTCAGCTTTAAGCAAAATAAAAGATTCAGATGTTTCTGGTGAAACAAAGCAAATTGCTAAGAAAGCAGCAATTAAATTAAATGAGACTGCCGTAGAATCAAGCACTTCTATAGTTGATTGGTTTTTTCTTATCACTCTCTTGAAATCAACATGTTCTCTTGCTGAAGATGCATTTAAAAAAGCACAAAATGACATAGATGATGCAGAGAGAAGAAGAAGTCGCGAGAGAGATGATGAGGCAGAAAGTCGCAGAAATAGCTATTCAAATTCGGATACTTCATTCTCTTTTAGTTCAGATAGTGATTTTGGTGGATTTGGAGGAGGAATGAGCGGAGGAGGTGGTGCTTCTGGAAGTTGGTAA
- a CDS encoding type IV toxin-antitoxin system AbiEi family antitoxin domain-containing protein produces the protein MIIKPTKGEYLDILLRSTKTVFSTKDVALLWNESDEVIVGDRLKKYVNAGKLIRVRRGFYVKDRNYSRFELATRIYTPSYVSFETVLTREGVNFQYYGNIFVASYVSREIQISDQKITFIRMKDYVLSNTTGIEHVNGIATATKERALLDRVYVSKNYYFDNLRGIDWDMVFEILPIYHNKRMEKTMKRYFERYKKLNEKQ, from the coding sequence ATGATTATAAAACCAACAAAAGGTGAATATTTAGATATATTATTGAGATCCACTAAAACAGTCTTTTCGACCAAAGATGTTGCTTTGTTATGGAATGAAAGCGATGAAGTGATTGTTGGCGACAGATTGAAGAAATATGTGAATGCCGGAAAGTTGATTAGAGTTCGCCGAGGGTTTTATGTAAAAGATAGAAATTATAGTCGCTTTGAATTAGCGACTCGAATCTATACTCCATCATACGTGAGCTTTGAAACTGTCTTAACTCGCGAGGGTGTGAATTTCCAATACTATGGAAATATTTTTGTTGCATCTTATGTGAGTCGTGAGATTCAAATTAGTGATCAAAAAATAACTTTTATACGAATGAAAGATTATGTGTTAAGCAACACAACAGGCATCGAACATGTTAATGGCATTGCTACGGCGACCAAGGAACGTGCATTGTTAGATCGTGTCTATGTAAGTAAAAATTATTATTTTGATAATTTGCGTGGCATAGATTGGGATATGGTTTTTGAAATTTTACCAATATATCATAACAAACGAATGGAAAAAACTATGAAAAGATATTTTGAACGTTATAAAAAATTAAATGAAAAACAATAA
- a CDS encoding TPM domain-containing protein, translating to MKKIIVFYFAIFFLIYTQKLFAQIECSELPNKNKFPQAVNDFAYIINDSVEQKIEQKLRSYFESTGLALIVVTVDSLDGYTDDSYAQNLFDCWKPGGENNAGIIFLVAPGERKLRIHTGYGIESSLTDAQCNLLINNICVPYFKKSKYSSGILNGVEEILAIIFPQEQRDRIKEEEDKNAGDNIQHTKRRNSKTFGGFLKGKSGGGGDSGFW from the coding sequence ATGAAAAAAATTATTGTTTTTTATTTCGCAATATTTTTTTTAATATATACACAAAAGCTTTTTGCTCAAATTGAATGCTCTGAACTTCCAAATAAAAATAAATTTCCTCAAGCCGTAAATGATTTTGCTTACATTATAAATGATAGTGTTGAGCAAAAAATAGAACAAAAACTCCGTAGTTACTTTGAGTCTACGGGACTCGCATTAATCGTTGTAACAGTTGATAGCTTAGATGGTTATACGGATGATTCTTACGCTCAAAATTTATTTGATTGCTGGAAACCCGGAGGAGAGAATAACGCCGGTATAATATTTTTAGTTGCACCTGGGGAAAGGAAATTAAGAATTCATACTGGCTACGGAATTGAAAGTAGTCTAACGGATGCACAATGCAACTTATTAATTAATAATATTTGTGTTCCCTATTTCAAAAAATCAAAGTATTCTTCAGGGATATTGAATGGGGTTGAGGAAATATTGGCAATAATTTTTCCGCAGGAACAACGTGATCGAATAAAAGAGGAGGAAGATAAGAATGCTGGGGATAATATACAGCATACAAAAAGAAGAAATAGCAAAACTTTTGGCGGGTTTCTTAAAGGAAAGAGTGGAGGCGGCGGAGATTCAGGATTCTGGTAA
- a CDS encoding nucleotidyl transferase AbiEii/AbiGii toxin family protein — protein sequence MTLDYLKHKNILLQILKDIYSDTSLATTLGFKGGTAALLFYDLNRNSVDLDFDLLDDTKKQEVFEKLQKITASYGTITESMIKHYNLLNVISYALGTQQIKVEVNLRNFGSEYEIRTLLGISMLVMVREDMFAHKLMAMYERIGETSRDIFDVYFFYKKMWEINKTIVELRANMPFKDLLKKCIHKLEQMDNKHILDGLGELLTEPQKDWARAKLRTETIFLLKLAYSNEK from the coding sequence ATGACACTCGATTATTTAAAACATAAAAATATTTTGCTCCAAATCTTGAAGGATATCTATTCTGATACTTCTCTGGCTACTACGCTAGGTTTCAAAGGTGGGACGGCAGCACTTTTGTTTTATGATCTTAACCGAAATTCAGTTGACCTTGATTTTGATTTGCTTGATGATACTAAAAAGCAAGAAGTATTTGAAAAGCTCCAGAAAATTACAGCAAGCTACGGAACCATTACTGAATCAATGATAAAGCACTACAACTTATTGAATGTTATTTCTTATGCACTTGGCACACAGCAGATAAAAGTAGAGGTGAATCTTCGAAATTTTGGTTCAGAATACGAAATTAGAACATTACTTGGTATTTCTATGCTTGTAATGGTTAGAGAGGATATGTTTGCTCATAAACTCATGGCAATGTATGAAAGAATTGGAGAAACAAGTCGAGATATATTTGATGTCTATTTCTTCTACAAAAAAATGTGGGAGATAAATAAAACCATAGTAGAATTAAGAGCAAACATGCCTTTTAAGGATTTGTTAAAAAAATGCATTCATAAACTTGAGCAGATGGACAATAAGCACATTCTCGACGGTCTTGGTGAGCTACTCACAGAACCACAGAAAGATTGGGCAAGAGCAAAGCTTAGAACTGAAACGATATTCTTGTTGAAACTCGCCTATAGTAACGAAAAATAG